One window of the bacterium genome contains the following:
- a CDS encoding MotA/TolQ/ExbB proton channel family protein yields the protein MNGLSQFAAFFTSGGPFMYVILVVAVLCLALAAERLWVIGRAASVNSAKLTRDVLRLAAAGNDAQAVELCRQVKGPVANVALAVLTRGSTDETSLQSAADGAAIVALPPLSRRLPFLNILANSATLLGLLGTIFGLTTAFSAVGAADPAMRSTFLAAGISQALNTTALGLIVAVPTLLAHGFLSSRVEVLADEADEMSVRLIQAIVSRRGGTSHSKAA from the coding sequence ATGAACGGATTGTCCCAGTTCGCCGCCTTCTTCACCTCGGGCGGCCCCTTCATGTACGTGATCCTCGTGGTCGCGGTGCTGTGCCTGGCCCTGGCCGCCGAGCGGCTGTGGGTGATCGGGCGTGCCGCTTCTGTCAACAGCGCCAAGCTCACGCGTGACGTGCTGCGCCTGGCCGCCGCGGGCAACGATGCCCAGGCCGTGGAGCTGTGCCGCCAGGTCAAGGGCCCGGTGGCCAACGTGGCGCTGGCGGTGCTTACGCGCGGGTCCACCGACGAGACGTCGCTGCAGAGCGCGGCCGACGGCGCCGCCATCGTCGCCCTGCCGCCCCTGTCGCGGCGCCTGCCGTTCCTGAACATCCTGGCCAACTCGGCCACGCTGCTGGGACTGCTCGGCACGATCTTCGGCCTGACCACGGCCTTCTCGGCCGTCGGCGCTGCCGATCCGGCGATGCGCTCGACGTTCCTGGCCGCCGGCATCTCGCAGGCGCTCAACACGACCGCCCTGGGCCTCATCGTCGCCGTGCCGACGCTGCTGGCGCACGGCTTCCTGTCGAGCCGCGTCGAGGTGCTGGCCGACGAGGCCGACGAGATGAGCGTGCGCCTGATCCAGGCCATCGTGTCGCGTCGCGGCGGCACTTCGCACAGCAAGGCGGCGTAG
- a CDS encoding biopolymer transporter ExbD, with protein sequence MPARDRRRRGFREVVADDVDLLPLMNLFVALIPMLLVSAVFLNITVIDMKAPGDEAAQARAEQARVELALSVTISAGSYVVEGNGLERVSVGRNDPEAAAQLAKVLAGVAGQYPDNRDVMIVSQSDTRYEDIVRVMDISREAGLPGASLLAAN encoded by the coding sequence ATGCCCGCGCGTGATCGCCGCCGCCGCGGGTTCCGGGAGGTCGTGGCCGACGATGTCGACCTGCTGCCCCTGATGAACCTGTTCGTGGCGCTCATTCCCATGCTGCTGGTCTCGGCGGTGTTCCTGAACATCACCGTGATCGACATGAAGGCTCCCGGTGACGAGGCTGCCCAGGCCCGGGCCGAGCAGGCCCGCGTGGAACTGGCGCTGTCGGTGACCATCTCGGCCGGCAGCTACGTCGTCGAGGGCAATGGCCTCGAGCGTGTCTCGGTGGGGCGCAACGACCCCGAAGCGGCCGCGCAGCTCGCGAAGGTGCTGGCCGGCGTGGCCGGGCAGTACCCCGACAATCGCGACGTGATGATCGTCTCGCAGTCCGACACGCGCTACGAGGACATCGTCCGCGTCATGGACATCTCGCGCGAGGCCGGCCTGCCCGGCGCCTCGCTGCTGGCGGCGAACTAG